In the Triticum aestivum cultivar Chinese Spring chromosome 2B, IWGSC CS RefSeq v2.1, whole genome shotgun sequence genome, CGCATTTGTGTCCCAGTTCTTCGATTTCTACTTTGGCGGCAGCAAGGTGGAATTGGCAAGGTATAATTGGAGCTAATGAGTTTGTTGAGGAAGGAGCGGGACAAAAAAAGTTTGTTACGTCGAGTTTTCTGTAATCCTGTTTTCAGAAAAACAAGTATTAGTCGTTTTTCATAAGACGGAGTTTCCTGGCTTTGTGGAAACTGAGTTCTCCTTATCCACGTATTTGTTGGAGGTTCCAAACAAGGTTTTAGTCTGTTAGGCGGTTAGACGAGTCTACGTAAAATTAGTTCGGCTAATCCTACGTATCCAAACAAGGCCTAAGTGTTGTAGGCCTTAAAGAAACCTGGATGCAAAATTCTCAGATTTAATTAAGTCTGCTCCTTTCAATTTGTAACTAAACTCAAGCTTATATCTAGTAGGTTCGTTCTTCATTGAAAATCAATTTGTTGCCTATGTGTTCTGAAGTAAAACTGGAATATTTGTTACAGGAGGCCATTGTATACACCTCCACCTGAAGCACTTTTAAGTTTTGGTCAATTCTCGCCGATGCACAGTACTTACAATATTCCACCACCGGCAATGTCCCATCCTGAACAAGGATACCAAAGTTTGGAGAATTTGCACTTTGTTGGTGCTACTTCATCGGATTCCTTATCAatgccaccatcgccgccgcaaTCTAAAGAGAAAAAAGTTCCATCTACTGGTGTCAAAGTGGCTTCGTCTTCttccaaaaggaaaagaaatatcatCAATATTGGTGATGATGTAGTGGGCGAAAGGACTGTGCAGCGTATGTCCTATACACCCGAGGAGTATGAAAGATTGGTAACCACAATCATTTGCTCAATATTGTTTTCTTTATTCTTCTTGCTTGTTAGACAAACTAAGTTAAATGTTCACTATGTAGGCAAGCACTTGGCTGGAGTGTTCAACTGATCCTATCGACGGAAATGGAAAGAAGGGTGAAAAGTTCTGGGATGATATTGCTGCTCTATACAATAGTACCACACCAAACAATCGAAAGAGAGACCCCAATCACCTGAAGCAAGAGTGGCAAAGGACTAAGAAAAGGCTCAGTCTTTTCCATGGTGCGTGGGTTGCTGTAACTAGTGTGTATCATAGTGGTTACAAGCCTGAAGACCTGGAGAAATTGGCCTTGGAGAAGTATGAAGCCAACAACGGCCATCCTTTCCAACATTTGACACTCTGGGCAAAACTCAAGGCTGAAGGGAAATGGTTATCGTGTTACAATAAAATGAAAGGGAATGAAGAGAAGAGTACATCTGCAGGGACCAATCTTGCAACAAATGCAGTCGATTTGGAGGGAGAGGAACGCCCACCTGGTCGTGATACATCTAAGGTTGAACGTACAAGCAAAGGCAAGTCAGGTGTCTCTCAGGAACTTGGAGAAAGATTAGATAAGTTCATTGAGGTTAGCAATCAGTCCGCGGAGGATCGCCAGAAGGTGATAGAGAGCCAGTTGCTTCTTTCAAATCGACAACTTGAAACTGCAAAGATCAATAGCAGGGCAAAACTGATGGATTCTTATACCAATCTGCTGTTAGCTGACACGTCTAAGATGGATGATTTTGAAAAGGCTCAGCGAGTTATTGCCCTGAAGAATATGCAGACCACATTATTTGCAGATTCAGGTAATTTTCTTGGTTGACACTGTCCCCTAGTACATGTGAGTGTGACATTGGTGCAAATTAATAGTTGCACATAATTTTGATAAACTGGTTTGTTTTTCCCGTTTCTTTTGATTTAGGTGATCAAGGGGAAAAGAATACCAACAATTTCTAATGGCAAACGGCTGGAAGATGACCATGCTGCTACTTTTTGATGAACGAAGATGCCCATTCAGCTACTTGTGATGAATCGGTTCTGCTGCTTGTACTTTTGGCATTTTTAACTTATTACTAATCAGTTACTTTTGGTGATGGTTCAGTTCATGGAACTTATCAGTTACTTGTCGTGTGAACCTGATGCTTTATATGCTCATGATTAATGTTGGTGTGAACCTGATGGTTTGTGTGCTCATAGTTTAATGTTGGCTCTATGTATTCCCAAGCCTGCACTATATGTACGACCCATACTAACAGCCTAGTGTATCTCTTCTTTCTCTTCCTCATTCACAAGATGTCCCATCAAGCGGATGATGCTGATGAAGGAAACACCATAGATCCTACCACCCTGTACACACTCGATGATTACCTTGCCCAACAAGACATCTTACACTCGTTCGCCAAGAAAATCGCAATGGAAGTGAAGCAAGCTCTTGAAGCAAGACCTCTTAGCCGGAGTGGTCCGAGGACCTATATGAATAGGCAGCGTGAAGAAGCTAATGAGCGGTTAGTTAGTGATTACTTCTGCGAGAATCCTCTCTACAACGCCAAAATATTCCGTAGAAGATTTCGAATGAGAAGACCCCTCTTCGGGCGTATCGTCCATGCACTAGGTCAGTGGTCTCCGTATTTCACATTAAGGAGAGATGCTGTTGGTCGTGAAGGGCTCACTCCGTTGCAGAAATGTACGGCGGCTATTCGACAATTGGCATATGGTACCCCCACGGACGCTCTAGATGAGTACCTCAAGATTGGTGAGAAGACTGCCCTCGACTGCTTGAAGTTGTTCACAGAAGGCGTTATTTCTATATTTGGTGATGAGTATATGCGAAGACCCAACACCGAAGATGTGCAACGTTTACTTGATGTTGGTGAGAGTCGTGGTTTTCCTGGAATGTTAGGAAGCCTTGATTGTATGCATTGATGCTGGGAGAAATGTCCCATTGCATGGAAGGGTCAATTCACTCGTGGAGATAAAGGCGTTCCTACTCTTATTCTAGAAGCAGTTGCTTCGcatgatctttggatatggcatggCTTCTTTGGTGTTCTGGGATGcaacaatgatatcaacgtgcttaaTCAATCGACATTGTTCATTGAACAATTGGGTGGGCATGCACCTCAGGTGAACTATCATGTTAATGAGAAGGAATATCAACATGGTTATTACCTTGTTGATGGGATATATCCTGAATGGGCCGCATTAATCAAGTCAATACCGATGGCCCAGATAGAAAAGCACAAGTTGTTTGCCAAGCACCAAGAAGGGGTTAGGAAGGATGTGGAACGTGCATTTGGTGTGTTGCAAAGTCGATGGTCTATTTTACGTCACCCCGCTCGTTTATATGCTCGGGGCGATATCAAGAATGTTATGACGGCTTGCatcatcatgcacaacatgatagtCGAGGATGAAAAAGAAGAGGCGGCCAATATTATTGATCTGAATTTAGAAGCAGACACATTGATAGTTTTTCCATCGGTCTTTAATCATGATGCCATGCCAGCATTTGCTGACGTACTAGAAAGAGATGCTAGCATCCGTCATCGCCCGACACACAAAAAACTAAAGGATGACTTGGTCGAGCATATTGGAAAAAGTTTGGGTGGCGATTACGATAGATTATGTTCATATATTTTCATATATTTTGATGTTTTATATTGGTGCTTTATGTATGGATCTATTAAAAAAATCATCATGCCTTTATGCATGCGTGTACCAACAAGCCTAATTTGCACTGAGACAATGCCACAAATAAGCTACAGCGCTCAAATACCACCATAGACCCCACACAACAATAAATATTGTTGTTTATGATACTACCCTTATGATACCATGCATTACGGAGGTGGTAtcatagactagtatcatatgcatgatactagtctatgataccacccattacaaccagccttagggtTTCTTATAAGGCATCCAACAAATATAAAAATGGTATTTTAGGTGGACAATGAACCAACGAACGAATATTTGAAGCAAACTCAAAAGCTGCCACATTTATTTTGGATCAAGAAGGAGTACCGTGTTTAGGCACCTAAAGTCAAAAAAACAAATTTGGCCCCTCAAACGTTTATGGACGCGCCAGATCAGCGTGCGGGCGTGTCTATTTTGATTCCATATTTTTCTATTTACGTAGTCATGTCACTCACTCTTTTGcttatctataatacctaaatagttcatccccactatctatttctcttgacatgcagcctatccaacTCAGCATTATGCCACATCAGCGTCCTTTTACAAGTGCATgatctgatttttttttctagaCTTCAGGTTTTTAACGCCCGACCTCTCCTCTCCGCATCTGATTATCTTCTGTCTCTTCATCCACCATCAGTTTCCTCGACATCCCCGCACTGCATCTCCTCTCCATTCCCCATCCACTCTGACCCCAGCCATATTCTTGCTCCACTATCGCCGTTGCAACACCATGGCCACTCCTCTCCACCCCTTCGAATCTCCAACTTCCTCCATGTGAAGCCACTGCCCACTCGCCAGCCGCCATAGGGCCCCTCCTCACCGCCGTCATATGGGGATGAAACGCCGGAGTTCGTTCGTCCTTGGAGCACTAATGGTGTCCAAGAGATTCGGCTCAGTATTATGATCCCCATCNNNNNNNNNNNNNNNNNNNNNNNNNNNNNNNNNNNNNNNNNNNNNNNNNNNNNNNNNNNNNNNNNNNNNNNNNNNNNNNNNNNNNNNNNNNNNNNNNNNNNNNNNNNNNNNNNNNNNNNNNNNNNNNNNNNNNNNNNNNNNNNNNNNNNNNNNNNNNNNNNNNNNNNNNNNNNNNNNNNNNNNNNNNNNNNNNNNNNNNNNNNNNNNNNNNNNNNNNNNNNNNNNNNNNNNNNNNNNNNNNNNNNNNNNNNNNNNNNNNNNNNCCTGCTATGATGCCTCGTAACTACTCATCTGATCTAATGTCTTTGTAGACAGGGATTCCCTAGTTAATTTCACCATCTATCGATTTTCCATGACTCTCTTTAGTCTTTACCTTCTACGGCTGAGTATCTTAGTTCTTCACAATCAGGCAATCTGGAGATGCGGACCATGGGGGGGTGCGTAGAGAGATGTCCATGGTTCCATACTTGACGGTGTGACCCTCCACAAGCTAGAACCTGAAGAACGTGCATGCTAGCACCATCTTCACATGCAGGTACGCTGAAACTTTGCCCAGGTAGATTCGCAGCCCCTCCTTGAACAGCGACCCATGGCGTTGCGCACCGTCGCCGGCGATCCACTGCTCTGGCCGGAAGCTAGCAGCGTCGGGCCTTCAGTTGTACTGCACCTGCCCCATGGACTAGGGAACGTACATCACCATCCGCCGGCGCTCATCTCCTTTCCTTCGATGGCGTCGATGACCTTGCCCATGAGCCGGTATCCCTTATATCTCCCAATTACATCCCTGGGCTGTTTATTTTGCTTCCTGCATGTATTTTTTCGCTCATACAATTGGTTGAAATTTGGAGTTCCTCTTCCTTATGTACGTAGCTTCCTCATGCCATTTGATTGATATTGAGTTGTACATAACACCGCCCTACTATCTTACTAATTTATCGTGAGGTTATCCTTCATGGTTTGcagattattattttttaggcacAGAGATGCATGGATGTCCCTATTAAACAAagatttttgttctagtgattCCATAATGAAGAAAGAAAGCGGAAACATTGCCATGCAAAGGACTATTTGTTAGATAATGATTTCTCGCGCATGCATTTTTCTTCCTTTCTTGCATAATTCTCTAGATTCTACCTTACAGTGGCATTTATTACTTTTCAGGTAAAACGATGAGTTATCTTTGTTTGTTCCAGGAGATATATTGATGTAGGGCGAAACCctaggtggacgatctttcacgtttggagtggatcctacggggaatcacgaagatcacgcggaagcacaaaggggaaacacggggaaaacgagagaaaatcactaaaccgacatggAATCAATCACACGaatgctagatcaccgaacacaaagagatacatgagatccaaagtcaacaaaggtaaggatacaaaggaaccgatcttctccgtgaggaggtcttggggtcttccctagaaaggggtcttgaatccgcttggggggtcttctccgaagaggtcgtgagctccgaggagaagtaaccaagtggatgagcaaggctctcacacaaatatgagctaaaccaatgctaaccctgaAACGTACGGGATGAGGGAGTATAAATAGTTTACGGGGCGGAAGGGTACACGGGCttcggcccaagtggctgcgcgcaggcagggccggaagttccggcctaggacggaagttccgggcgccggaggttccgggcaagGTCCGGC is a window encoding:
- the LOC123044936 gene encoding uncharacterized protein; this encodes MAGRKNSSKQMPPAPPLAMGSPPYYYPGAVSSSSVPNTSPIHWRPLYTPPPEALLSFGQFSPMHSTYNIPPPAMSHPEQGYQSLENLHFVGATSSDSLSMPPSPPQSKEKKVPSTGVKVASSSSKRKRNIINIGDDVVGERTVQRMSYTPEEYERLASTWLECSTDPIDGNGKKGEKFWDDIAALYNSTTPNNRKRDPNHLKQEWQRTKKRLSLFHGAWVAVTSVYHSGYKPEDLEKLALEKYEANNGHPFQHLTLWAKLKAEGKWLSCYNKMKGNEEKSTSAGTNLATNAVDLEGEERPPGRDTSKVERTSKGKSGVSQELGERLDKFIEVSNQSAEDRQKVIESQLLLSNRQLETAKINSRAKLMDSYTNLLLADTSKMDDFEKAQRVIALKNMQTTLFADSGDQGEKNTNNF